From Gemmatimonadales bacterium, a single genomic window includes:
- a CDS encoding MgtC/SapB family protein — translation MNEPTAVMLERLLVALMIGVLIGLDRERAEVRKARQIFAGVRTFPLVALAGAIPVLLVDRVGPLLGAVSLLAIAAIAVVSYVRSSATGDVGATTEVAAVATFLLGALAGAGQLVVAGASGVAVAVLLVAKPKLEAFSRALTPEELTAALELAVISVIVLPVLPNRGYGPWHVLNPREIWLVVVLVTALSFVGFVAMRLLGERRGMQVTGAVGGLVSSTAVTMAMAERSRSDERMGRAAATAAVVASSIMPLRMAVLAGAVNAGILPRLLPVIGAMALVGLVAAWVLSRRRPDEADETGTRIRNPFSVIAALSFAAIYGVVLLVVHGAGAYFGAGGTYAAAGLSAVADVDAVTIAFSRLGPGAGGWQTPAAAVTVAAVTNTLVKLGIGLGMGAGRFRRYVTVSLAAIAAAGAAAGVLVYTTF, via the coding sequence ATGAACGAGCCTACCGCGGTGATGCTCGAGCGCCTGCTGGTGGCGCTCATGATCGGCGTGCTGATCGGTCTCGATCGGGAGCGCGCGGAGGTGCGGAAGGCGCGCCAGATATTCGCGGGCGTGCGGACGTTTCCGCTGGTCGCCCTCGCCGGGGCGATCCCGGTCCTGCTGGTGGATCGCGTGGGCCCGCTGCTCGGGGCGGTCAGCCTGCTGGCCATCGCCGCCATCGCCGTGGTGTCCTACGTCCGCTCCTCGGCCACCGGCGACGTCGGCGCCACCACCGAGGTCGCGGCGGTGGCGACCTTCCTGCTGGGCGCCCTGGCGGGTGCCGGGCAGCTGGTGGTCGCCGGCGCCTCGGGCGTGGCGGTCGCGGTGCTGCTGGTGGCCAAACCCAAGCTGGAGGCGTTTTCCCGGGCGCTCACGCCCGAGGAGCTCACCGCGGCCCTCGAGCTGGCGGTGATCTCGGTGATCGTCCTGCCGGTGCTGCCCAACCGTGGCTACGGGCCGTGGCACGTGCTGAACCCCCGCGAGATCTGGCTGGTGGTGGTGCTGGTCACGGCGCTGTCGTTCGTGGGGTTCGTGGCGATGCGGCTGCTGGGGGAGCGGCGGGGCATGCAGGTCACGGGTGCAGTGGGCGGCCTGGTGTCGAGCACGGCCGTCACGATGGCGATGGCCGAGCGATCGCGTTCGGACGAGCGGATGGGCCGGGCGGCCGCGACGGCGGCGGTGGTCGCCTCGTCGATCATGCCGCTCCGGATGGCGGTGCTGGCGGGCGCGGTGAATGCGGGCATCCTCCCGCGGCTGCTGCCCGTCATCGGGGCGATGGCCCTGGTCGGTCTCGTGGCGGCGTGGGTGTTGTCGCGGCGCCGGCCGGACGAGGCGGACGAAACGGGCACCAGGATCCGCAATCCGTTCAGCGTGATCGCGGCCCTGAGCTTCGCGGCGATCTACGGCGTGGTGCTGCTGGTGGTTCACGGGGCCGGCGCATACTTCGGTGCGGGCGGCACGTACGCGGCCGCCGGACTCTCGGCCGTCGCGGACGTGGACGCCGTCACGATCGCCTTCTCGCGCCTGGGCCCCGGCGCGGGCGGCTGGCAGACGCCGGCGGCGGCGGTGACGGTGGCAGCGGTCACGAACACGCTGGTGAAGCTGGGGATCGGCTTGGGGATGGGCGCGGGGCGGTTCCGGCGCTACGTCACGGTGTCGCTGGCGGCGATTGCGGCGGCCGGAGCGGCCGCCGGGGTGCTGGTCTACACGACGTTCTGA
- the crcB gene encoding fluoride efflux transporter CrcB, with translation MPLYVWVAIGSAAGGVLRFLLGTLIQQKTGSTFPVGTLAINVTGSLVLGFVVRYALATPAIGPEFRALLTAGLCGGYTTFSTFSYESVALIEEGAYHRAAWYVGLSVVLSLAATFIGIGLAREVLNWRRRL, from the coding sequence ATGCCTCTGTACGTCTGGGTCGCGATCGGCAGCGCCGCCGGAGGCGTCCTGCGCTTCCTGCTGGGCACCCTCATCCAGCAGAAGACCGGATCGACGTTCCCGGTAGGCACCCTCGCCATCAACGTGACGGGCTCGCTGGTGCTCGGCTTCGTGGTGCGTTACGCCTTGGCGACGCCGGCGATCGGCCCGGAGTTCCGGGCGCTGCTCACGGCTGGCCTGTGCGGCGGCTACACCACCTTCTCCACCTTCAGCTACGAGAGCGTTGCCCTGATCGAGGAGGGCGCCTACCATCGCGCCGCCTGGTACGTCGGCCTCAGCGTCGTATTGTCGCTGGCGGCGACGTTCATCGGGATCGGCCTGGCGAGGGAAGTGCTCAACTGGCGGCGGAGGCTCTAG
- a CDS encoding DUF190 domain-containing protein, whose amino-acid sequence MHGFKGERVLMRIHIGERDKFHGKPLYEAIVELLRARHYAGATVFRAVMGFGATAHLRSDRIEVLSLDLPIVVECVETEEKITAILPEIDQMIEGGLITLERAKVIMYRANLPPERRGTGWEMDMSGLWEPDEPKAS is encoded by the coding sequence ATGCACGGTTTCAAAGGCGAGCGCGTGCTCATGCGCATCCACATCGGCGAGCGGGACAAGTTCCACGGGAAGCCGCTCTACGAGGCCATCGTCGAGCTCCTGCGAGCCAGGCACTACGCCGGCGCCACGGTGTTTCGCGCCGTGATGGGCTTCGGCGCCACGGCGCACCTCCGGAGCGACCGGATCGAAGTGCTCTCGCTCGATCTGCCGATCGTCGTCGAGTGCGTCGAGACCGAGGAGAAGATCACCGCCATTCTCCCCGAAATCGACCAGATGATCGAGGGTGGTTTGATCACCCTGGAGCGGGCCAAGGTGATCATGTACCGGGCCAATCTGCCGCCCGAGCGCCGCGGCACCGGCTGGGAGATGGACATGAGCGGCCTGTGGGAGCCCGACGAGCCGAAGGCGAGCTGA
- a CDS encoding response regulator, translating to MADYEQFASGEGRRILVVDDDEAVLKGLSEYFARLGYEVVRAGTGKQGLDGFKSQNPDVTILDLRLPDIDGMQVLEIMRDRKAMVILLTGYGDIPTAVRAMQLGAENFLTKPVDLPHLVATVERAIEKLDLRRENIRLRQMVPSTRKRIAQAVAVVVLAAASLLVGRWVGGMGSGVPAVQPIAPVHTSGMGSDTVRVRADSARPVTAPVQAAPRH from the coding sequence ATGGCCGACTACGAGCAGTTCGCGAGCGGCGAAGGCCGGCGCATCCTGGTCGTGGACGACGACGAGGCGGTGCTCAAGGGCTTGAGCGAGTATTTCGCTCGCCTTGGCTACGAGGTCGTTCGCGCGGGTACGGGCAAGCAGGGACTCGACGGATTCAAGTCGCAGAATCCGGACGTGACCATCCTGGACCTGAGACTTCCGGACATCGACGGGATGCAGGTGCTGGAGATCATGCGGGACAGGAAGGCGATGGTGATTCTGCTGACCGGGTACGGCGACATTCCCACCGCCGTGCGCGCGATGCAGCTGGGGGCCGAGAACTTCCTGACCAAGCCCGTGGACCTGCCGCACCTCGTCGCGACGGTCGAGCGGGCCATCGAGAAGCTCGACCTCAGGCGCGAGAACATCCGCCTGCGCCAGATGGTCCCGTCCACGCGCAAGCGCATTGCACAGGCGGTTGCCGTGGTGGTGCTCGCGGCGGCATCACTGCTGGTCGGGCGCTGGGTCGGCGGCATGGGCAGCGGTGTCCCGGCGGTTCAGCCCATCGCGCCGGTCCACACCTCGGGGATGGGGAGTGACACGGTGCGCGTGCGTGCGGATTCGGCAAGGCCCGTGACGGCGCCCGTGCAGGCGGCGCCTCGGCACTGA